The genomic stretch GGTCGGGACGTGGTCTCCCGCCGTGGACATCTTCGAGACCGGCGACGAGATCATCGTCAAGGCCGAGGTCCCCGGGCTTGCAAAGGACCAGATACACGTCGAGGTCGAGAACGGCATGCTGACGCTGCACGGGGAGCGGAAGTTCGAGAGGGAGGTGAAGGAGGAGAACTACCACCGGGTGGAGCGCACCTACGGCGCCTTCCACCGGTCCTTCTCGCTGCCGGGCTCCGTGGACGCCGAAAAGGTCCGCGCCGAGATGAAGGACGGCATCCTCGAGGTGCGCCTCGGGAAGCGGGAGCAGGCGAAGCCGAAGCAGATCACCGTCGCCGTGAAGTGACGCGGCGTATCGATCGGGTACCCCCGGGGAGTCGTCCCGGGGGTACTGGCGACGCCGCCGGGAGAGGCTGATGGACCCGAAGAAGGATTATTACCGGATCCTGGGGGTCCCGGAAGGCGCCTCGGCGGAGGAGATCCGGAAGGCGTTCCGGCGGTTGGCGAAGAAGCACCACCCGGACGTCAACCCCGGCGACAAGGCGGCCGAGTCGCGCTTCAAGGAGGCCAACGAGGCCCACGAGGTCCTGGGCGACCGGAAGAAGCGGGAGGAGTACGACGCGATCCGCCAGGGGGGATTCGCGGGCGGTTTCCAGGGCGCCGGGCCGTTCGGCGGCGCCGGCCACGCCCCCGGGGGGTTCCGTGCGGAGTCGTTCGATCTTGGGGATCTTTTCGGCGACATGTTCCGCGGCGGGGGAACGCGGTTCTCCCATCCCGGCCGCGGGAGTGATATCCGGGTCGAGATTTCCGTCGATTTCCTCGACATGGTCCGGGGGGCGGTCCGCGAATTCCGGTATCCCCGACCCCGCGTGTGCGGGCAGTGCGGAGGAACCGGCCGCGTCGGGAAGCGGGGGTGCCCCGCATGCTACGGGCGCGGGGTGACCGAATCCGAGGAGCGCGTCAAGATCCGGATCCCCGCGGGAGCGAGGGACGGCGCCACGATCCGCGTCCCCTCGAAGGGGGAGGACAGGGCGGCTCCGGGGGAAAGCGGCGACCTGCAGGTCGAGTTGCGCATGTTGGCGCACCCGTACTTTCGCCGGGAGGGGAACGACATTATCCTCGAGGCCCCGATCCGCTTCTCTGAA from Candidatus Deferrimicrobium sp. encodes the following:
- a CDS encoding Hsp20/alpha crystallin family protein yields the protein MAIVRFWDPMKELSSLQNRMNRVFEETFGSPLYRGEQPGVGTWSPAVDIFETGDEIIVKAEVPGLAKDQIHVEVENGMLTLHGERKFEREVKEENYHRVERTYGAFHRSFSLPGSVDAEKVRAEMKDGILEVRLGKREQAKPKQITVAVK
- a CDS encoding J domain-containing protein; the encoded protein is MDPKKDYYRILGVPEGASAEEIRKAFRRLAKKHHPDVNPGDKAAESRFKEANEAHEVLGDRKKREEYDAIRQGGFAGGFQGAGPFGGAGHAPGGFRAESFDLGDLFGDMFRGGGTRFSHPGRGSDIRVEISVDFLDMVRGAVREFRYPRPRVCGQCGGTGRVGKRGCPACYGRGVTESEERVKIRIPAGARDGATIRVPSKGEDRAAPGESGDLQVELRMLAHPYFRREGNDIILEAPIRFSEAVKGAKIQVPTIDGPVTVTIPPGSSSGRKLRLKGRGVPTPGTAERGDQYVVLQVVVPSERPEEFLRLVDRIAGFEEKDPRGHWN